TACTAGAAACACCCAAAGATactctcgtgtctgaggctcaattccccacaccaccataagccagagctgagcagtgctctggtaaaaatacaagagggacagagggagagagagaaagaggagagggagagaagagaaccagagcaccactctggcacatgcagtgctgagggTCAAACTTAGACCTCacttaaaagaaattatttattttggatagacagagaagttgagaggggagagggagacagagagagaaacagagacatctgcagcacttcttattcactgctcataaagcttccccctgcaggtggggaccaggggattgtacctgggtccttggacactaatgtgtgctctaccaagtacatcaccacccagccccagacctcatttaaaaattacttatctgggagctgggtggtagcacagtgggttaagtgtacatggtgcaaagcgcaagggctggcataaggatcccagtttgagcccccagctccccacctgcaggaggtctcttcataagcggtgaagcaggtctgcaggtgtctttctctcctcctctctgtctcccccccccctccatttctctctgtcctatccaacaacagctatgacaacaataataactacaacaagcacaagggcaacaaaatggggaaaatagcctccaggagcagtggattcatagtgcaggcaccgagccccagcaataaccctggaggcaaaaaaaaaaaaaacttatctggggagttgggtggtagtgcagcgggttaagtgcacatggtgtgaagcacaagtaccggcataaggatcctggtttgagcccctggctccccacctgcaggggagtcacttcacaagtgaagtaagtcctcaggtgttttatctttctctccccctctctgtcttcccctcctctctccatttctctctgtcctatccaacaatgacaacatcaataacaacaataataactacaacaataaaaaaacaagggcaacaaaagggaaaataaaaaaatttttaaaaatcaattaactgtttaaaattatttatctattagagacagaaatcagattATGTGtggaagaatggagagagagagagagagacctgcagcactgtttcactgctcgtggaacctactccctgcaggcagggacttgaagcctgaacctgggtccttgcaaatgctACCTTGTGGGCTCAACCGGGTGCCACCACCCCagcctctctttcttcatctctctctctctggtcagagcactgttcagctctggcttgtgatgcaagggattgaaaTTGGGAATTTTAAtgcctcaggcttaagagtccttttgtgtaactattatgctacccccTATCCTGAAACTTCATTCTTGAGAggccagtgttttatccactacaccacctcctaggcAGCATTGTTGTCATTCTGTAGGGCAGGCAGAGACAGACATCTCAGCACCACTGCACCATACACGATGCTGtttcatggtgctctcatgtgatactggggctcgaacccaaagccttgcacttggtaaggcacatgctctaccgggtgagctatcttgcaacCCCACGTGCTCTCCTCCGTTCAAGGAATGCATCTGCTCCAGGTAAGGTCATCAGTGTTTCCAGCATAGGAAGGCTGAGTCACTCATTCAGATCATGTTTCCCCTGGATCCAACAGAATGACACTTCCTAGCCCCTCAATTTTAGACTCCCACTGTTTATTAAGTCAGTGCCTCGCCTCTTCATGTGAGACACCCGTGGAGACTGGGAATCCACCAGCCGGTTAATTCGGCAACCTGCAGACTCAAGTGTTGTCTGCTCAGCAATGTCAAGCCTGCATTTACAAGTCAGAACCTAGGTTGGGAGTGTGGGGTTCGGTGGTATGTGTGTCCTGGAAGCTCTCCCATACTCAGACTgactttcttccctttccagcTCTTGTCCTGGCTCACAGGTGGTACCTGAGAATGAAGGTAGGacttcaggcgtgaaagtcttttgcatcaccactgtgctctctcctgACCTGCAACACCTATCTTTAGACTCGGCGGGGCTGTGGCAGTCAAGTGCAGTCAACTGCAGCAGCCACAGAAGCTGCACCTAATTAGAATCAGCCCCAGGAAGCAGCTCAGTCCTGCCAACACTGCGTGCCAGGGGCTTCTGTTACCCCTTTCCCAGACTATAGAACCCAGTGCTGAGCTGCAAGGGCAAGACCTAACCAACCCTATCCCAACCCTGAGGCCTAGGGCCTGGACACTCAGAGGCCAGTTTGGTATCAATCTGGAGAGAAAACCCACAGTagccacaagttttttttttccttcaactgctcagctctggcttatggtggtgtgggggactgaacctgggagtttaggcataagtctctttgcataaccactatgctatctgctcCCACCTGCCACAGTAtttcttttgtaaattttttaaacttttatttgctagaacagagagaaatcgagagggggaaatagaggtaactgtagccctgcttcaacactcatgaagctttccccttacaagtgGATAATagttcatttttactttttctgtcatatatttattgttggatagagaaattgagagcggagagggaaatagagaaggaaagagacagacactacctgtagctctgcttcaccacttgtggtttcctcctgcaggtggggacaggggcttaaacctggatccttgtgcactgtaatgtgtgcgcttaaccaggtacttcagcacctggcatatatatatatatatacatatatatatatatatatatttttttttaaagaatgcactgctcagctctggcttatggtggagctggggactgaatctgggaccttggagccttaggcatgaaatcttattgcatcatcattatgttgtcttcccctGCCCTGTAACTCAAAAGAATTAGTGACTTAAGAGATAGGGCTCAGAGCAAGACTCCAATATATGCAATGCTGAGATTGAACTGGAGTGAGGCCTCAGCTGAGCCTCTCAAGCTATTGACTGTAATGGCGAATTACAATAACAAAGAGATTCACTGGTAAGGGGCCACAGACCCAACCTTCTATGGAGCTGCAAAGTCTCACAGGTGTCAAGGGAAGCTTCTGACCATTAGGTATGAAGGTCCTGCATTGGGGGAGCCAGTGTCTGCATACAGCACATACAGTGCTGGGCCACCCCAAGTGGTACCAGGAAGCAGAAGCCTCACCTCCCTGCAgtctcttttttctatttgtttattaataaatACTGTTCAGTTTTGActtttgatggtgctgggaattgaacctgtgacctcagagccttaggctccCCGCCACAGAGGAAGAgtctgaaagagaccacagcaccaaggctttAATACagaggggactgggcttgaattagattgcacacatgacaaaacagtgtaaatccaggtaagctattttgctggcataaccattaagccatcTCCCTAGACCTTCCTGCAGTGTCTTTCGGGTGCCTTCTGCTGACAAGGATAATCATGGCATCTGGCAAAGAAAAACAGACCAAAGGCCCCGACCAGTGAAAGCAGACATGAATGGAATTTAGAGCTGAGGCAAtgcatttttcttaaaaaaaaaaatttttttttgtattatctttattgtatagacagccagaattcaagagggaagggggaagacacttgcagccctgcttcaccacttgcaaagctttcccctgcaggtagggctgggggctcagacctgggtcctcatgtactgtaacatgcactcagccaggcttgccaccacccagcctgacaacattttttttgtttacaaatattttatttatttaggatagagatagccagagaacgatagggaagggggagggagatagggagagcgatagagatacctgcagtactgcttcaccatttatgaagtttccccctgcaggtggggaccgggagcttgaactaggtccctgtgcactgtgatgtgcactctgccaggtgcaccactgcccggcctgaGAGACAATAAATTAATGGGCAGGAACACCCAGGTGGGGCCAGGAGTGTGGGTCAGGGATGTGGGGCCCTGTGGCCAGCAGCCCCTCATGGGgaagagagatccctgcagagcCACAGCGCCCCTTGCCAGGGTGCCAACAGGAAATGGCAGCAGGCTCAAGAAAGGATCGTGTGAAAAATCTCAGGATATTTTGTGACAGAACAGTGGGCAAGCCGGGGGTGATGGCGGTGTAATACCGGGCAGAGTATAACTCCACGGGCTACTTATCAGTCAGAAGTTCTTACTCGCAGGCCTGGGAAGAGTTGGGAAGGAGAGAAATGAGTGGAAGGGCTGCCTGGCAGGATGGCAGGAGCTGTGACTTGCAGCCCAGGGTGCAGGAAGCCAGAACAGCCTCCGGTGTGGAGTAAGCAGCTCAGCCTCcggctctccttctctctgaccTGCCAGTGTCCCTCCCttcacaccacctggcccctgcggTGACTCTGGAAGTCTGGAGGAGAGCCAGACACTCAATGTCACCCCGCTGAGCTACGGCTGGATGGGGAAGGAGCCGAAGGGCTGGCTATGTCCTGAGACTCATCTTCTGGTTGTGGGTTCAGGCTGTGGGTCCAGTCAGCTCCCATGACCTCACAGTTGGGCAGCATCTCCTCCACCAAGATCTGAGTGAGGCTCGGGTTGGTTACAGCAGGGAGGTCAGATATATCCAATCTGTGGAGGTTCCTGACAGGAGgccaagaaagggagagacatattTAAGgatggcatctctgtctctctgtgtgtgtgtacaccatgCATGCACaatttccttaaataaaaattccCATAACTGTTCATTTAGCACCATGTTAACGATAAATATACACCCCAGTCTCCAATTTGGTTTGCAACGGTGTTAAGTATGGAGTTTTCATTACAACacaaggaggctgggcagtggcacacctggttgagcacatacattgctatacacaaggacctaggcttgagcccccgactccccagcttcaggggggatgcttcacaagcagtgaagcacgtgtctttctccctttctctccccctctcaatttctctctgtcctatcaaatatactaggggaaagaggggaaggcaggggagatagcatagtgattatgcaaacagactctcatgcctgtctgagactctgaggttccaggttccactACCTGCCCCGTCCcctgataccaccataagccagagctgagtagtgctggtggggatggggggaagaaaaaaaatgactgccgggcggggaagatagcataatggttatgcaaagagactcatgcctgaggctccaaagtcccaggttcaatcccccgcaccaccataaaccagagctgagcagtgctctggtgtttctgtctctctctccctctgcatctctctcaaaaataaaataagtaaaatattaaaaaaaaaagaaaaagaaaaaaaaagactgccaggagcagtggattcactgactctcagcaataatcctggtggcaattaaaagaaaacacacaaggggccagatgatggtgcaccaGAGTGAGTgtacgttataatgcacaaggacccaagtttgagttcctggtccccaactgcgggggggggggggggggagggggaagctttgtgagtggtgaagcagggctgcaggtgtctgtttctcttcctctgtctctattcaataaatgaagataatctctctctctctctctcacacacacacacacacacacacacacacacacacacacacacacacgtcagtgcaacgctttgccatatgcacaacccaggttgagCCCATTCCCCATATCAgaggaaacttctgtgctgtaactctttcactctctccttgtctctatgtaaaaacaaaacagtgtACAATGGAAAGCTAGGGGTGACTTCATTTCTTCATGACTTGATGCCACTCTTCACCTGTGCCCACCCACCTCAAACACTAGGGGTTTCTTGAGGGAGGTGAGGCTATAGGGACACGCCTGACAATGTGCCCTCCCCACTCTATTCCCACTGCTGTGTGGGGTAGGTGATGCCCTGGCTCAGAGATCAGTCTGAACTGAGGTCTCACTGGAGGTGGTGGAGGCAGGCCAGGCCCCGTTCTGAGACTTGGGGGCAACCGGCCACTGAGAGCTCCTGCAAAGAGTTTGCCATCAGGTAGAGGCGGCTGAGACACCAGTCATCCACATGGGGACAGCGCTGCAGGGACAGGGACCGCAGCTCCTTCAGGGCCACTGTGGGTAGAGAGAAAGGATGGTGGGataagtaggaggaggaggccagTGCAAGTGGCGAATACAGGGGCCTGCCCAGCTCTACCAGCCCCACTTACAGAGGTTGTCCAGGCCTTGGTAGTTGATGGCACAACCACTGGCATCAACAGCCTCCACAGGCACTGCCTGGAGCTTCAAGACGTCCAATGAGTGGCCATGGTCCTTTGGCCCCATCCACTCATTGCCCTGAAACCTgggaaggggggaaagagagagtcagcagGGTACCAGGCCCTCCCCCAAGACTCCTCAGCCCAGGATGTCCTGTGCTATCTGGAGCATTTACAACATCAGACCCTGCACTAAGGGCTGTACATGTCTGGGCTCAGTGGCTCCTGTGACATCAAAGATGGAATGTGTGGCCAGTTTTACATACCAGAGAGTTGAGGGTTAGCTTGATAACATGTGAGAGAAGAGCTGTAATACAAGAATCCCCAGGctgtagagatagcataatgattatgcaaaaagactttcaagcctgaggctctaaggtctctagttcaatcttcagcaccaccataagccagaactgagcagatgctttggtaaataataaaatgaaaacatcccAATGGATTTCATGGCATAAACGGTTGTAGCTTGCCACCAGACACAAAGCATGCACTCACTAAGTGAACTCTTCATTCCTCCTTCCCCATCTACCCCCCTTTTaaggatttattaatgagacaggaagagaaccagagcgtcactctggcacatgcaatgctggggatcaaactcaggatctcatgcttgagagactagCACTCAGCCACTGAAGCCCGCCCCCCCCCAAGTCAATaaacaccactttttttttttttttagagaaaaacaATTTATGTAAACTTTTTATACCCTTCATCTTTGTTCCAATTAAAATGATTCACTTGGTTTGAGCCCTTCCTCCAGCCGCATCCTTCACTTGTACTTGTTTGACAATGTCTCAGCTTTGGCTCAtccaggtttttgtttttatgagataCAGAATACAGATACAGAGAACATTAGGTTGTCTTTCTGCCTAATATTTTActcactttaatgagagagatatagagatcagaaccctgctcagctctggcttatggtggtgctggggactgaacctgggactttagagcctcaggtatgaaagtcttttgcagaactattatgctggctCCCTAGCCCTTGTTTGAAAACTTAATAGCAAAGCTGACAGGTCAGATAGGACCACAGTTCCATTTAACCGATGAGAAAACTGATGCTTAAGAACAAGTCCAAAGTCACAcagccaatgtgtgtgtgtggggggggcagaggTGGAGGAATTACAGGAAAGTCAGTCTGAAGAGTCTGGGGCTTCCCACAagatgcccccctcccccacccacaccccccagtTCTGACACTGTTTGCTGTCATACTTGACTGAGCCTCCCAGCTTCAGGATGAAGTAGGCTCCAGCGATGTCCGGGCCGTAGCGGTCCTGGATATAGGTGAAGGATCTGCAGAGGGGAGATCTGAGGGTAAGACCACGGAAAACCCTCATCCTGTTTTCTGGCTGTGGGGAAGGTCAGAATCCATGGTATCCTGGCTGTCAggcatacagacagacagactgagtcAGGCCACAAATATTTATTGCACATCTGTTAAGTGCTGTGTGCTGGGGAGCAGCTGTCACAAAGACAGATAACTGTCTCCTTGTGGCGCTATTTCAGAGGAGGAAACAGGTAAGGGAGCAGGAAGCAGGAGTGGCATCAGATTGCTGAGTATCATGATGAAAACAACACACTAAAGGCACTAAAAAGAAGTGGCTTGGGTTAGGTGAGCAGTTTAGTTTTGGTGTTCAGAAATGCTTCTtgggtggcctaggaggtggcacagacatgagctcctgagtttgatATCCTTACTTgtgaaatgaatctttaaaaaaaaaaaaaacatggcatgAGCGTTAAAAataagggaggggctggggaaataactgGTAGAgcatagaaacaaaaataaatgcttcTTGAAGGAGGTGACACGAGCAGTTTTGCACAGTGGGAAAAAAGGACAAACGTCAAGGCAACAATGAATGAATGCACGAGTCTGGGATTAGGATGTCTGAACAAACAGCAGTCAGGATACCATGTTGGCAGAGGGGGAAATAAGGGTGGGGGTTCCTCAAAACTCACTAGGGGCCAGTTCCTATGTCTCAGTCTGACTTTTATTCTAGTTGCAAGCAGAAACCATTTGAGGGTTGTAAGCACAGTGGTAATGCTATTTTACTTGGCTCATTATGCTGTTTATAGACTTTAACAGCTTATAGGGGACAACAAGTGACCAGTTGGAGAATCACTGCAGGAATCCAAGCATTAAATGAAAGGGCTGATCAAACCAGGCTACAAACAGTGGAGGTGAGAACTGGGTAAATTCAGGacattttaatagtattttatttatgcatttatcttTATTATGATGATTACTAGTTTGCAGTATTAGGGCCATAGCCATACATAATACCATGGATCTCTggctgacatttaaaaaaaatatttatttattcccttttgttgaccttgttttattgttgtagttattactgttgttattgatgtcgtcgttgttggataggacagagagagatggagagagaagaggaagacagagagggggagagaaagacagacacctgcagacctgcttcaccgcttgggaagcgactcccttacaggtggggagccagggacttgaactgggatccttacgccggtccttgcactctgctttttttttttttttaagtatgtatcTGAGTGATAGGTAGGTGGATACCGAAAACCAAAGCTTCACCCTGACATATTCGATGCCAGGtactgaattcaggacttcatgtctCTGAGTCCAATGTTTTAGCCACTAAGCCATTTCCCTGGctgtggcatttctttctttcttttttgccttcagggttattgctggggctcggcctgcactgtgaatgctgctcctgcagccttttttttttttttttttttttttgatagcacagagagaaattgacagtggatgggaagacagtgagggataaagaaaaacacctgcagacctgcttcactgctggtgaagcaacccccctgcaggtgggaagctgggggctcaaaccaggatccttatataggtccttgtgcttcatactatgtgcacttaacctggtgtgccatcgcctggcccccaaatttcctttcttttttttttacttcagattgatattgggttgtcagaaaagtcatgacatttctttccttctttctttttttaattaaaatattgtttaaat
The DNA window shown above is from Erinaceus europaeus chromosome 2, mEriEur2.1, whole genome shotgun sequence and carries:
- the DMAC2 gene encoding distal membrane-arm assembly complex protein 2 — translated: MAAPRAPLHLVTPVWSGGTWGIRGLSSAVAPEGNKKRTLLQLLCGYFSGVRVLREYQFRKQLQKVQKKNRSFTYIQDRYGPDIAGAYFILKLGGSVKFQGNEWMGPKDHGHSLDVLKLQAVPVEAVDASGCAINYQGLDNLLALKELRSLSLQRCPHVDDWCLSRLYLMANSLQELSVAGCPQVSERGLACLHHLQNLHRLDISDLPAVTNPSLTQILVEEMLPNCEVMGADWTHSLNPQPEDESQDIASPSAPSPSSRSSAG